CGGAAGCGTCATCATCACGTCCAGCCAGTTCTCCGGCTGCGCCAACTGACCACCGACCGGGGCGCCCGGCTCCCAGTCGGCCGGCAGAGCAGGCACCGCGAAGGTGGGGCAGACCAGCGCGTCGAAGCGCTCGAGAAGCTCGCCGAGCGGGTGGTAGATCGCGCCCTCCAACGCCAGGCCGGC
This Mycobacteriales bacterium DNA region includes the following protein-coding sequences:
- a CDS encoding amidase family protein; the encoded protein is AGLALEGAIYHPLGELLERFDALVCPTFAVPALPADWEPGAPVGGQLAQPENWLDVMMTLPFNIASRCPVMSVPSGQSRDGVPTGLSIVGRTYDDPTVFRIAAAHEARMPGWDTNRPSL